A segment of the Marinobacter arenosus genome:
CCTCCCGGTTTGAGACATCACCGGCGGCATCCTTGCTACCGGTTTTTACACTCTTTCAACAGGCAGAGCTTCCAATGCCAAAGAAGTTCATGAAACGCTATCTGCCAACACCAGAGAAGGTGCAAGCGATGAAGTCGCTGCGCTTTCTTGGCGATATCCTTCATGAACCCAACCTGTGGCATATCAATCGACACAGTGTCGCCCGGGCGTTTCTCGTTGGCATCTGGTTCTGTTTCATTCCCATGCCTTTTCAGATGCTTGGCGCCGCCCTCTTTGCAATCTGGTTCAATGCCAATCTGCCTCTGTCCGTCGTGCTCGTGTGGATCAGCAATCCGGTGACCATGCCACCGATCTTTTATTTCAATTACAAAATCGGCGCCTGGATTCTGAACCGACCGGTCCTGAACTTCGAGTTCGAGCTGTCCTGGGCCTGGATCAGCGAGCGTTTGCTGGATATCGGCATTCCGCTGTACCTCGGGTCGCTGATCATCGCCACTCTTACGGCTTGCCTGGCATACCTGGTCATCCAGTTTCTCTGGCGTCGAAAAATACGCTCTGACTGGCAGATACGACGCCTGGAACGAAACAGGCGTCGGGGACCCGCGGATCAGCCTTCCTGAATCAGTCGCCCCTGCTCAAGTCGCAAGACCCGGCCCAGGCTGCGGGCCATCCTCATGTCGTGAGTCACCATGACAAAGGCAATACCCAACTGATCGCGAAGTGATTCGATCAGCTTCTGTACACCTTCCCCGGTATGTTCGTCCAGGTTCCCGGTCGGCTCATCCATCAGTACGCATTGCGGCTCATTGACCAGCGCCCGGGCAATGGCAACGCGTTGCCGTTCACCCCCGGACAGCTCGCCCGGTTTGTGGGCCAGTCGCTCTGCCAACCCGACCCTGGCCAGCAAATCTTTTGCCTTTTCCCTCGCCGCCTTGACCGCCATGCCGCCAAGGGCGCAGGGCATCATGACGTTCTCAAGCGCGGAGAATTCCGGCAATAAATGGTGGAACTGGTATACGAAGCCCAGGTGGCGATTCCGAAACCGGGCCCTACCTGATTCGGAGAGCCGGTGAATGTCTTCGCCACAAATCGAAATCTGCCCGGACGAGGGGCGGTCCAGCCCCCCCAGCAGGTTCAGCAGGGTCGTCTTTCCAGCACCGCTACTGCCCACTATGGCAACCGTCTCGCCCGCGTCCACCACCAGAGAAATATCAGAAAAGATGGTCAGCTTTTCCGGCCCCTCGGTGTAGGTCCGAGTGATCTGCCGGCAATCAATCACAGGCCCGGATTGCTGCGGGATTGTATTTTCCTTACTCATACCTCAACGCCTCCGCCGGATCGACTCTGGATGCTCGCCACGCGGGATAAACAGTCGCCAGCAGGCTCATGGCAAGGCCGGCTCCACTGATGATGTAGACATCCTGCCACTGCAACTGGGAGGGCAGATAACTGATAAAGTACACGTCGGCGCTCAGGAACTGATGTCCGAGTGCCCCTTCCAGCCAGGAAATAAAAGCACTGATGTTGAGTGCGCCAACCACGCCCAGCGTTGTTCCGATCAACGTTCCGAAGACGCCGATCACCGCACCCTGAACGATGAAAATACGCATGATTCGGCCCGGCGTGGCTCCCATGGTGCGCAAAATTGCGATATCGGCAGTCTTGTCAGTCACCACCATGACCAGGGTGGAGACGATGTTGAAGGCCGCCACGGCGACAATGAACATCAACAGCAGGCCAATCATGGTCTTTTCCATCCGGATGGCCTGGAACAGGTTGCCGTGAGTTCGCGTCCAGTCAGAGATGTAATAACGCCCCTCCAGCATTCGCGCCGCCTGCTCTGCCACCCTGGGAGCGGCAAACAGGTCGTCCACCAGCAGCCTCACTCCGAGGGCCTTGCCCCCTGTACGCATCAGCTTGGAGGCATCGTCCATGTGAACGAGCGTGTAGTTGCCATCCAGTTCGGCGCCCACACTGAAAATGCCTTTGACGGTGAATCGCTTGAGCCTCGGCAACACGCCTGCCGGCGTCACCGAGGCCTCCGGCAGGACCACGGTTACCTTGTCTCCCAGCTCAAGCCGGAGACTGGCCGCCATCAGGCGGCCGATAATGATGCCGAATTCACCTGACCGGAGATTGTCCAGGCTGCCTTCGATCATGTGTTTCTCAATGATCGAAACCGTCTTCTCCTCCTCAGGCAATACGCCATTGAGCATGACACCACGAACATTGCCACCGCCGGTGACCATGCCCTGCCCCTGAATAAACGGGGCGGCAGCCAGGACACGGGGATGCTCCTGAACCTGCCGATCGACCGATTCCCAGTCCTGGAGGGGGCCGGAGCCCTCAATGACTGCGTGGGGCACCATACCGAGGATCCGCTGTTTGAGTTCCCGATCGAATCCGTTCATGACCGAAAGCACGATGATCAACACCGCGACACCCAGCATCAGGCCGATCATGGAAGTTAGTGATATAAAGGAGATAAAGTGGTTACGACGTTTGGCTGCGGTGTACCGCAAGCCGATGTAGAACGATAAGGGTCTGAACATGGGGAGGTGCCTGTCGCTACCTTCAGGTCTGTCGTGGTCTGGTCTTCCCAACCGTCTGCCAGCGACGGAGGAAACTGCTAAACTGTTCTCTAATAATGGAAAATTCAATTTCGGAGCCAGGATGCCGTCACACAACACACCCAGCGGACCGGTCGAGTATACCCCCGAACGTCGGGATTTCTTCCGTATCGAAGATCGAATCGGCCTGGAAATCCGGAGGCTTCCACCAAACGCGCCCTTCGAGGAAGACGCCTTTGATGGCGACCACCTTGAAAGTCTGAAAGCCGAGTTCCGGCGACTGGATCAGGACGTAAGAGCCCAGCTTGCCAGCCTCGCTGAACGAGACCGCCTTCTGACAGGATTAATCAAGTCCCTGAATGGCAAGCTGGACACGCTTGCGCGCATTATGGCCTTTGAGCAAAATCCGTTGCAACCGGAAGACTGGCAAGAGGTGACCTTGAGTGAAGGCGGCCTGGCATTTTCAAGCCATGCCCCGCTCTGGGCGGTTGGTGATCGCCTGGCCATTCGCATGACGCTGCCGCCTGAGCTTTTCCAGCCGCAGGCCATCGCCACGGTCATTGACGTGCAAACCGAGAACGCAGGTGGCGCAAGGGTCCATACCGAGTTTGAACAAATTCAGGACAGCGACCGTCAACAGATTGCACGACATGTGATGCGCTGGCAGATTCGGCAGCGTCAAAAAGAGTAAGCTTCGGAAAAACAGGTGACTTTTGCCTGTCCTTTTAAGATATTACGCTTTATCCATGTCCTTCCGAGCGAACCCCGGGAGGAACCAGGCATTAATGGAGATAACACAATGAGAAAAAACAGAATAACACTCGGAACCCTGGCGCTGGCGGCAACGCTCACCCTCGCACCGGCGAGCGGCCTGTGGGCCGAGCAGCTCAGCATTCCGGTGGGTTCGCAGGCTGATCGCGAACTGGTCAGCACACCCGCAACCGGAATGAGCCAGGAGTCCGTTCGCGCCACCTGGGGCGAACCGCTGGAGGTCATGGGCCCTGTTGGAGAGCCTCCCATCACTCAGTGGCACTACCGGAACTTTATTGTTTATTTTGAGCGCGACCGCGTACTCCATGCCGTACTCAAGCCCAATCGCTGAGACGTAACAAAAAACAACAGCGAGCAGGTAGCAAATTCCCGGCACAGCCCCTGACGCTGCGCCCTCCGTTGGTTAGAATGGCGGTTTTACGATTCAAGGTGGCAGTAAAGTGACATCCAGACGTGTGTTGCCCGCTGAATGGGCTCCGCAAAGTGCAGTAATGCTGACCTGGCCCCACCCGGGAACCGACTGGGCCGAAATCCTGGACGAGGTGGAGCCGGTTTTCACTGCGATTGCCAAGGCTGTCCTGCGCTTCGAACACCTGCTGATCAGCTGTGAGCACGTGGTCCGGGTTCAGGAGCTCGGGCAGACCCTGAACCGCTTTGCCCAGGACCAGGGATTTCCCGGTCGGGTGATTGCCGTTCCCGCGCCGGCTAATGACACCTGGGCAAGGGACCATGGCCCCCTCACCGTTCAGACCGAGGATGGCCTGGCCCTCCTTGACTTCCGGTTCAACGCCTGGGGCGGCAAGTTCCCTTGGGAAAAGGACGACGCCCTCAATCGACACCTGGCCAATGCCGGTGCTTTTGGCGCCACACCGCTTCTCAAGATGGACTTCGTTTTGGAGGGTGGATCCATTGAATCTGATGGTGAGGGCACTATTCTCACCACGAGCGAATGCCTTCTCACCCCGAGCCGGAATCCCTCCCAGGACCGAACCGCCATCGAACGCCTCTTCGCCGAGGTACTGGGCGCCGATCGCGTTCTCTGGTTGAACCACGGTTACCTGGCCGGCGACGACACCGACAGCCATATCGACACACTGGCCCGCTTCTGCGCGCCCGACCACATCTGTTACGTCGCCTGTCCCGATGTATCCGACGAGCATTACAGTGCCCTGGCCGCCATGGAAGAGGAGCTGCAGGAATTTCACCAGCGTGATGGCAGCCCCTACAGGCTGACGGCCCTACCCTGGCCTGACCCGATTCATGACGAGGACGGCCATCGCCTTCCCGCGACCTACGCCAATTTCCTGATCATCAATGGCGCGGTACTGGTACCCACCTACGGCGTGCGTCAGGACAACGAGGCGATTGCCATTCTCGAAGAGGTGTTCCCGGATCGCGAAATTATCCCCATCGATTGCCGGGCACTGATTTTCCAGCACGGGAGCCTCCATTGCGTCACCATGCAGATTCCGGCAGGAGTGGTCTCTCCATGAGCAACAACACCCATTCCCAGTTTCTGAACCTCGCTGCTATCCAGCAAGCCTGCACAGACGACAAGGCAGCAAGCCTCGCCACGACTGAAAAGCTCGTCAGGGAGGCCGCCGCCAATGGAGCGGAGCTGGTTGTTCTGCAGGAGCTTCACGCCACCCTGTATTTCTGCCAGACGGAAGACACCAACATCTTCGAACTGGCCGAACCCATCCCGGGCCCAACCAGCCAGAGGTTGTCCGATCTCGCACGGGAACTGGGTATTGTTCTGGTCGGATCCATTTTCGAGCGTCGGATGAATGGCGTGTACCACAATACCGCGGTGGTTTTGGAGCGGGACGGCTCGATAGCCGGCATCTACCGGAAAATGCACATCCCGGATGACCCGGGGTTCTACGAGAAGTTTTACTTCACGCCGGGCGATGCCCAGTTCAACGACGGGCAAAGCGGGTTCACACCAATCAACACGTCGGTTGGCAAGCTGGGCGTATTGGTGTGCTGGGATCAATGGTATCCCGAAGCGGCCCGGCTGATGGCCCTGGCTGGCGCAGAAATTCTCATCTACCCCACGGCCATCGGCTGGGACGTAACCGACGATCCGGAAGAACAGGCTCGACAGCTCGAGGCCTGGGTGACCGTACAGCGTGGCCATGCGGTCGCCAACAATCTGCCGGTGGTCGCGCCAAACCGGGTCGGTACAGAGCCGGACCCCACGGGACAAACCGATGGCATACGGTTTTGGGGCAACAGCTTCATCTGTGGTCCTCAGGGCGAGTTCCTCGCCCGCGCCGGTGACGACAGTGAGTGCATTCTGTCCGCAACGCTCGACCGCACTCGCAGTGAATCGATTCGCCGTATCTGGCCGTACCTGAGGGATCGTCGCATCGACGCCTACGGCGACATTCTCAAGCGAGTGAGGGACTGACCCGACAATGAAGAAACTGGTCGACACCGTTGTCAGTGAACTGAACCAGATATTGTTGGGCAAGGACCAACAGGTGCGTCTGGCACTGTGCGGGCTACTGGCCCGCGGTCACCTGTTGATTGAAGACATCCCCGGCATGGGCAAGACTACCCTCTCCCACGCGCTGGCGAAAATCATGGGCCTGTCCTATCAGCGTATCCAGTTCACGAACGACCTCTTGCCGGCCGACGTGCTTGGCTACTCCATGTACGACAAGGAAGCGGGTAGCCTGGTGTTTCATCCGGGCCCGATTTTCGCGCAGATTGTCCTGGCCGACGAGATAAACCGCGCCTCGCCCCGGACCCAGAGCGCCCTGCTTGAAGCCATGGAAGAGCGGCAAGTTTCTATTGAGGGCCAGACACGCCCCCTGCCACAGCCATTCTTCGTGATCGCGACCCAGAACCCCATCGAACAGGGCGGTACCTTTCCGTTACCGGAATCCCAACTCGACCGGTTCCTGATGCGACTGCGCCTCGGCTATCCGGATCCCAGAGCGGAACGGGAACTGCTCGAAGGCGAGGACCGTCGAGCCATGACAGAGCGGCTGCAGGCGCTCCTGCCCCAGGAAGACCTGACCACGCTGCAGGAGGCCGTTGGCCGGGTCAAAGCCAGCCCGGCTCTGCTGGACTATGTTCAGCGGTTGCTGGAACAGAGCCGGCGCATGCCCGGTCTGCTCTATGGGCTCTCGCCCCGGGCGGGCCTGGGCCTGCTGAAAGCGGCCAAGGCCTGGGCGCTCATGGAGGGACGCCATCACGTCCTGCCCGACGACATTCAGGCGGTATTCCCGGCGGTGGCGGAACATCGTCTCGAACAGGGGGAATCCGGCAAGAGTTCTGAGCGGGTCCGGCAGTTGCTCGCCACGGTTTCTGTCCTTGAATAAATAGCAAAGTTTTATAAGCGGAATTGGCCAAATCGAATGGCAGACTGCGTCATTCGTGTTAGCCTTCTGCCCTTTCCGAGCAGATTTGAGCCCGCCAAGGGCATCGTCGTACCGAATTTAGTGAGAGACATACACAAATGAGCGAAACCAAACACTCCCGATTGATCATTCTTGGCTCCGGCCCCGCTGGCTACACCGCCGCGGTCTATGCAGCCCGGGCCAATCTGAACCCGACCCTGATCACCGGTATCGAGGTCGGCGGCCAGCTCACCACCACAACCGATGTCGACAATTGGCCGGGCGACAACGACGGTGTCCAGGGTCCAGAGTTGATGCAGCGCATGCTCAAGCACGCAGAGCGTTTTGAGACCAGCATTGTCTACGACACCATCAATGAGGCTGACCTTCACGAACGCCCATTCCGACTGAAAGGTGATGGAGGCGAGTACACCTGTGACGCGCTGATCATCGCAACTGGCGCATCGGCCATGTACCTCGGCCTGGAATCCGAGGAGAAGTTCAAGGGCCAGGGTGTCTCCGCCTGCGCCACCTGCGACGGCTTTTTCTACAAGAAGCAGAAAGTAGCCGTTATTGGCGGCGGCAACACCGCAGTCGAGGAGGCGCTCTACCTGTCCAATATTGCTGACGAAGTCACCCTGGTACACCGCCGTGACAGCCTCCGCGCCGAAAAGATCCTGCAGGACAAGCTGTTCGAGAAGGCCCAGAACGGTAACGTCAACATCGTCTGGGATCATACCCTCGATGAGGTCCTGGGTGACGGCACCGGCGTGACCGGCATGCGCATCAAGAGCACCAAAGACGAGTCCACTCAGGAATTGGAGCTTGCAGGCGTCTTCATTGCCATCGGCCACAAGCCCAACACCGATCTGTTCCAGGGCCACCTGGACATGGAGAACGGCTATATCCGCATTCGCTCGGGCCTGGAGGGCATGGCCACCCAGAGCAGCATCCCGGGCGTGTTTGCCGCCGGCGATGTGGCGGACCATGTCTATCGTCAGGCCGTCACCTCGGCCGGGTTCGGCTGCATGGCGGCCCTGGACGCGGAAAAATTCCTGGATCAGCAGGACTGAACTAAACTGCGATTAGTCTCTCAATAGTTTGACTCGGCCAGTGGGAGCACGTCGCTGGATTCGGCCCATTGAACGGCCAGCTTCAGCGATTTGCGCCCACAAACCGACATTCGAACACATTATGCAGGCAAACTCCCAAACCGGAGCAGGATGACCTCACTACCCTGGCTTGACCCGGACCAACTCTGGTTCCCGCCCGCGGACGAAGCACTCGGCGATCCCGACGGACTGCTTGCACTCGGCGGTGACCTGTCTACCGAACGACTCCTCCTTGCCTACAGAAACGGAATCTTCCCCTGGTACAGTGATGACCAGCCCATTCTCTGGTGGTCCCCGGACCCCCGCTGCGTCCTCGTTCCTCACGACATTCATGTTTCCCGCAGCTTGCGTCGCACCCTGAATCAGGGGCGGTTCACGATCACAGCGGACCGGGCTTTTGGTCGAATCATTCGCTTGTGTGCGACAACGCGGGCTGAGGGCACATGGATCACCGAGGACATGATCGCCAGTTACTCCGAGCTCCACAGGCAAGGCTATGCCCACTCGATCGAGGTCTGGAATCGTAGTGGTGAGCTGGCCGGCGGAATGTATGGACTGGCGATTGGCCAATGCTTCTTCGGCGAATCCATGTTCTCGCTCGAAACGAACGCCTCCAAGGTCTTGATGGTTCACCTTGCCAATCAGCTCAGGGAATGGGACTACAAAATGATGGACTGCCAGGTGGAGAGCCGTCATTTGCTCACGATGGGTGCCCGTAGTATTCCCAGAAGCGAGTTTTTATCTATACTCAGGGCATGCGTTGGTCGGGAACCGGCCCGACACAACTGGACATTTCGCTGGCAATGGCCTGGTCCGGAGGCGTAAATGAGCAATCTGAGAACACTGGTGTTCTTCGCAACCCCACCTCACGACTGCAGCTACCTCCCGGACCGTGAAGCGACCACGATGTTCGTCGATCCACGGGCGCACATCGACAAGAAACTATACAGCCAGCTGACCGCACTGGGTTTTCGCCGGAGCGGCTCCCATTACTACCGCCCCCACTGCGAAAACTGCAACGCGTGCATTCCGGTTCGGCTAAGAGTGAATGATTTCGAACCGGACAGGAACCAGAAGCGCGTGCTCCGGAAGAATCAGGACCTGGAGTTCAATCTGGTGCCCGCGAGCTTCAGCGAGCAGTACTATCGGCTCTATGCCGAATACATCGAGCAACGCCACAAGGACGGTGACATGTATCCGCCGTCCCGAGAGCAGTTCATCTCCTTCCTGGTGGATGGCGCCACGGATTCGTGGTTCCTCGAAATACGGCTGGAGAACACACTGGTCGGCCTTGCTGCAATCGACCTGCTCGACGACGGCCTGTCTGCGATTTACACCGTGTTCAAGCCGGAACTCGAACACCGGAGCCTCGGCACCTACGCCATCCTCTGGCAAATAGACGAGGCACGGCGCCGGGGCCTGCCCAACCTGTATCTGGGGTACTGGATTCGCGAATGCCGCAAAATGAACTACAAGACCCGCTTCAAACCCATCGAAGCGTTGCGCGATGGGCAGTGGCGGACCATCGATTTGAACTGACTTTTGCCAAATGCCGATAATTCAGGCAGAATTGCGCAATTTAAAATCACGAGAAGTACATTCCAAGCGAGGTTTCTACTGAATGGCGAAATCAGATGTCATTGAAATGGAAGGCGTTATTATCGACACGCTTCCAAATACCATGTTCCGTGTTGAACTCAGCAACGGCCACGTGGTGACTGCCCATATTTCCGGAAAGATGCGCAAAAACTACATCCGCATCCTGACCGGCGATAAGGTCAAGGTTGAGCTGACTCCCTACGACCTGAGCAAGGGCCGCATCGTGTACCGCGCCCGTTAAGGCTTTCTGACATCTGAAAAGCCCCTCTTCGGGGCTTTTTTCGTTTCTACCGTATGGAAAGTAAAAAAACCGCTGCCAATGGGCAGCGGTTTTTTTGGTTGGTGGGAAAATCCCTGGAGGACTATACCGCTTCCGCAGGCTCATCCTCGTAATCGAAAACCAACTCGTCATCACGGAGATGGATGTAGACATCCCCACCCTTCTCGGACAGACGCCCGAACAGGATCTGCTCCGCCAGCGGACGTTTGATCTTGTCCTGAATCAGGCGCGACATCGGGCGGGCGCCCATGGTGACATCGTACCCCTTATCGGCCAGCCAGACCTTGGCGTCATCATCCACGTGCAGGACAACGTGCTTCTCATCCAGTTGCGCCTGCAACTCGGTGAGGAACTTGTCGACCACGTGAGTGATGGTGCCTTTCTGCAGATCGGCAAACTGGATAATGCCATCGAGACGGTTCCGGAACTCCGGCGTGAACGTCTTGCTGATGATTTCCATGCCATCGGTACTGTGGTCCTGCTCGTTAAAGCCAATTGAGCGACGGGCCATGCTTTCCGCTCCGGCGTTGGTGGTCATCACAAGAATCACGTGGCGGAAATCCGCCTTGCGACCATTGTTGTCCGTCAGCGTACCGTGGTCCATCACCTGCAGGAGCAGGTTGAACACTTCCGGATGGGCTTTCTCGATCTCGTCCAGAAGCAGTACGCAATGCGGATGCTTGTTGACCGCCTCGGTCAGCAAGCCGCCCTGGTCATACCCGACGTAGCCCGGAGGGGCACCAATCAGGCGGGACACGGTATGCCGCTCCATATACTCGGACATGTCGAAACGGACGAGCTCGATGCCCAGCACCTTGGCCAGCTGTTTAGTGACCTCGGTCTTGCCCACACCGGTGGGACCAGCAAAGAGGAACGCGCCTTCCGGTTTTTCCGGGGCTTTCAAGCCGGCACGGGCCAGTTTGATAGCCGTGGACAGGGATTCGATCGCCGGATCCTGGCCGAAGACCACCATCTTGAGGTCCCGCTCCAGATTGCGCAGCAGATCCTTGTCACTGGTGGAGACATTTTTCGGCGGGATGCGCGCGATGTTGGCCACCACATCCTCGATTTCCGAAACGTCGATTGCCTTCTTGCGCTTGTTTTCCGGTTGCAGGCGCTGCCGTGCACCGGCCTCGTCGATCACGTCAATGGCCTTGTCCGGCAGATGGCGATCGGTAATGTACCGATCCGCCAGTTCCGCGGCCACGCGCAGGGCCTTGTCGGTGTATTTCAGGTCGTGATGCTTTTCGAAATTCGGCTTGAGGCCCTTCAGAATCTGGTAGGTGTCCTCAACACTTGGCTCGTTGACATCGATCTTCTGGAAACGACGGGCCAGCGCGCTGTCCTTCTCGAAGATTCCGCGGAACTCCTGGAACGTCGTTGACCCGATGCAACGGATCTCGCCCGAACTCAGCATCGGCTTCAGCAGATTCGACGCATCCATGACGCCACCGGATGCCGATCCGGCGCCGATGATCGTGTGGATCTCGTCAATGAAGAGAATGGCGTGCTTCTCTTTCTTCAGTTCCGCCAGCAGGCCCTTCAGTCGCTTCTCGAAATCGCCCCGGTACTTGGTTCCCGCCAGCAGCGCGCCCAGATCCAGCGAATACACCACCGCATCCGAGATAATATCCGGAACCTGGCCGTCCACGATCCGCTTCGCAAGCCCCTCGGCAATCGCGGTCTTACCGACACCCGCTTCGCCGACCAACAAGGGGTTGTTCTTGCGCCGACGCACCAGAATCTGAACCACTCGCTCGACTTCATGCTCCCGACCGATCAGGGGATCTATCCGACCCTGACGAGCCTGCTCATTGAGGTTGGTTGAGTAGCTTTCCAGTGGTTTGGAATGACCACCTTCTTCGCCAGCCTCATCCGGCGCCGCCTGATCATGCCCTTCCTGATCTTCTGCACCCTGAACCCGGGAAATCCCGTGAGACACGAAGTTGACCACGTCAATTCGAGCAATACTCTGCTTTTTCAGGACGTAAACCGCCTGACTCTCCTGCTCACTGAAAATTGCCACCAGGACATTGGCTCCCGTGACCTCTTTCTTGCCGGAGGACTGGACATGGAATACGGCTCTCTGCAGCACACGCTGGAAGCCCAGGGTCGGCTGGGTCTCGCGTTCACTGTCGTTACTGGGGATCAACGGCGTGGTGGAATCGACAAACTCCACAAGTTCTTCCTGAAGTCGCTGGAGATCTGCCCCACAGGCCTTCAGAACGCCCACCGCCGATTCATTGTCTAACAGGGCCAACAGTAAATGCTCGACCGTCATGAATTCATGACGTTTGTCCCGGGCACTTTTGAAGG
Coding sequences within it:
- the clpA gene encoding ATP-dependent Clp protease ATP-binding subunit ClpA, producing MLSKDLEITLNTAFKSARDKRHEFMTVEHLLLALLDNESAVGVLKACGADLQRLQEELVEFVDSTTPLIPSNDSERETQPTLGFQRVLQRAVFHVQSSGKKEVTGANVLVAIFSEQESQAVYVLKKQSIARIDVVNFVSHGISRVQGAEDQEGHDQAAPDEAGEEGGHSKPLESYSTNLNEQARQGRIDPLIGREHEVERVVQILVRRRKNNPLLVGEAGVGKTAIAEGLAKRIVDGQVPDIISDAVVYSLDLGALLAGTKYRGDFEKRLKGLLAELKKEKHAILFIDEIHTIIGAGSASGGVMDASNLLKPMLSSGEIRCIGSTTFQEFRGIFEKDSALARRFQKIDVNEPSVEDTYQILKGLKPNFEKHHDLKYTDKALRVAAELADRYITDRHLPDKAIDVIDEAGARQRLQPENKRKKAIDVSEIEDVVANIARIPPKNVSTSDKDLLRNLERDLKMVVFGQDPAIESLSTAIKLARAGLKAPEKPEGAFLFAGPTGVGKTEVTKQLAKVLGIELVRFDMSEYMERHTVSRLIGAPPGYVGYDQGGLLTEAVNKHPHCVLLLDEIEKAHPEVFNLLLQVMDHGTLTDNNGRKADFRHVILVMTTNAGAESMARRSIGFNEQDHSTDGMEIISKTFTPEFRNRLDGIIQFADLQKGTITHVVDKFLTELQAQLDEKHVVLHVDDDAKVWLADKGYDVTMGARPMSRLIQDKIKRPLAEQILFGRLSEKGGDVYIHLRDDELVFDYEDEPAEAV